In Halomicrobium zhouii, the sequence GGACTCCGGGTCGGCTTCACCGAGACGGCGACGGCCGACGGGCCGGCGGTGCTCGAAGCGACGCTGCTGAACAACGCCGACTGGGAGAACACGTTCCAGCTGTGGAAGTTCCCGCCGTTCGGTGACCTCTCGCACACCCGGTTGCGCCGCCGGGGGATGGCGCGACGCTTCGAGGGCACTGTCCCGAACGACGTGGAAACTGGCCTCTACCTCGCACCGACCGCGAATCACGACCTCGTCGACGAGGTGGTGGAGCCCCGTCGCGGGCCCGAGGGGTACTGGCAGACGCCGGACGTCCCGCCGGAACTCCCGACGACGGTGACGCTCGAACCCGGTGAGTACGTCACCGGCGAGTACCACGTGCTCGGTCACTGGGACCGGGCCGGGTTCCCGACGGGGACCTACGCTTTCGGCAGCCACGAGTCGGGGCTGGTCCTGTCGGCGTGGGACGCGACGGCGCCGGGACCGACAGAGGACGCCCGGATTTCGGCGTCACTCCCGTCGCTGTCCGACCAGTTCGAGATCCCCTGGTTCCACGAGGCCGACGCGTCGGCGCTCGTCTACCTGGAACCGACCCGCGAGCGGGTCGCTGCGCCGGGCCGACTCTCTTTCCGCCTGGTGAACCGGACGCGGGGCCAAATCGGCGGCAACCCCTACCAGTGGGGACTGTACAAGCTCACCGACGGGTCCTGGCATCGGATCGCGCCCCGGGAGATCCCCATGCCCTACACCAGCGTCTCGCCGGGCGACGCCTACGGCTACACCCTGGCGCTGTTCCACGGCGACGGGTTCGAAGTCGACGACCAGGACGCCGACCTGGCCCGGAGCGTCGGGCGCCTCGGCGGCGGTCGGTACGCCTTCATCGGCGGCTTCCACCAGAGCGATCGCCGACCGCCGGCGGCCGCGTTCGACCTCGACGCGCCGACGGTCCCGCTGTCGGTGGCAGACGCGGCCACGCAGACCGAGGACGGCGGGGACGCCCTCGTCACGTTCCCGTCGTGGGGGGACGACGACCACCCGCCGGACGCCACGCTGACCGTGCGGCGGAGCGGGGACGACGCCGACGAGACGCTGATCCGTGAGGTGATCGCACGCGACAGGCTGGTCGCGCTGGAGACGGCGCTGGCGGCCATCGGCGACCGGGAGCGCGTCGTCGTCCGCGCCGACGACCACGCCGTCGAGAACGTGACGGGTTACGACTCGACGCGTCGCGTCTTCGACTTCGAGGGGACGACCTACGCGGCCGAGGCGAACCTCGACCCCTGACCGTTCCGGATGTCCCGGCGTCGGGCGTCCACTGTCCTGTCAGTACAGCCAGTACAACGGCCACAAGAGATACCCTTCCCTTTGAGAACGACAGTGTATGCGAGTTACTACGTTGCGGACGGTGGCGGTCGTCGCCGTCGTCGTCCTCGCCGGGTGTTCCGGCGTCGTGAGCCAGGGCGACCAGGCGACTCCCACTGCCCCCTCTTCTGCCGACGCATCGACCGCGAACCAGGGTTACTCGGTCTCCGTCGTCTCACAGACGAGCGGATCCGACGACGGCGTCGACTTCTACGTCAGCGACGAGGAGAACGCCATCGACGACTTCGCCCACCTGAACGTGACCATCACCCGCGTCGGGTTCCAGCGGGCCTCCGACGGCGACAACGAGAGCGATGGCGGGTGGGTCGAGCGCGACGTGGACAACCGCTCGGTCGACCTAACCCGGCTCAAGGGCGCCAACGCGACGCGGCTCACCACCGTCGACGCCCCGAACGGGAGCTACGACACGGTGTTCGCCTACGTCAGCGACGTGAACGGCACCCTCACTGACGGCGAACAGGTCCGGGTCAAACTGCCCAGCGAGAAACTGCAGATCCACAAGCCCTTCACCGTCGGCGACGGCGAGTCGGTCGACTTCGTCTTCGACATCGCCGTGCACAAGGCAGGCAACAGCGGCAAGTACGTTCTCAAGCCAGTCGTGGGCGAGTCCGGCACCGACGTGCCGATGACGTCGGTCGACGAGGACGACGATGACGAACGGGATGGAGTCCTCGACGTGAACTTCGTCGGGAACGTCACCCGCGGCGGTAACGCGACGCTCGAAGTGACGCGGAACGGAAGCGCCGTCGAGAACGCGACGGTGACCGTCGACGACGAGCAGGCCGGGACGACCGACGGGGACGGCCGACTCACGGTCGCCATCCCCGACGCCGACGAGGTCGAGATAACGGTCGAAGCCGGCGACGCGGAGACGGAACTCGAACTCGACTTCGAGCGCGAGGCCGACGCGGAAGAAGACGAGGAATCGGACGAAACCGAAGAAGCCGAAGACACTGAAGAAACCGAAGAGACGGAGGACGACGAGGCCGAAGGCGAGGCCGGCGACGACGACGAGACCGAAGAGACGGCGGAGGAAGACGAGTCCGAAGAGACGGCGGAGGACGATGACGACGGCGTCGACGACGACTCCGACGATGAGGACTCCGACGACGACGGCGACGACGACGCGACGGAAACCACCGCGTCGGGCGACAGCTAGGCCTCACCGTCGACAGGGCGGTCGGCCAGTCGGCGATCGCGGGACCGTCCTGTCAACGAGCTTTTAACCGTTTACTCGTCGTACGTTCCCGCACTGAATGAGCCGGTTGAACGTCGGGCTCGCGCTGATCGCGGGGCTGGTACTGGTACTGAGCCTCGGAACGGGATTGCTTCGAAGTCGCGGCTACCTGCCCTCCGAACAGATTCTCGCCGCGCTCTTCGGCGTCCTGGTCGGTCCGGCGGGGCTGGGACTGCTCTCGCTGACGGGGCTTGGCGACCCGCTCGTCGTCCTCGAACAGGTCGCGCGGCTGACGGTCGCCATCGCCGTCACCAGCATCGCCCTGCGCCTGCCACCGGACTACTACCGGGAGAATCTCCGCACGCTCGCCGTCGTGCTGGGACCAGTGATGGTGTTTATGTGGCTCGCGAGCGCGGCCGTCGCGTGGCTCTCACTGCCGGGATCGGTGTGGCTGGCGCTGCTGATCGGCGCCGTCGTCACGCCGACCGACCCGGTCCTGGCCAACGCCATCGTCGTCGGCCAGACGGCGACGGAGAACATCCCGGAGCGACTGCGGTACCTCCTGTCGAGCGAGGCGGGGATCAACGACGGCGCGGCCTACCCCTTCGTCTTCCTGCCGATATTCGTCATGCAACACCGGCCGGACGCGGCCGTCCTGGCGTGGGTCACGCGGACGCTGCTTTGGGAGGTGCTCGGCGCCGTCGTCCTCGGGGCGGCCATCGGCGCCGTCGTCGGTCGGGTCGAACGGTGGGCCAGTTCGGAGCAGTTCGTCGAGGACACCTCCGTGTTCACGGTGGTCGTGGCGATGACCTTCGCCGTGCTCGGGGTCGTCACGCTACTGGGTAGCGACGGCATCCTGGCGGTCTTCGTCGCCGGCGTCGCGTACAACTGGCAGGCCGACCCGAGCGACGAGGCCGACGCCCAGCGCGTCGAGGAGGTGTTCAACCGGCTGTTCACGCTCCCTATCTTCGTCTTCTTCGGGATGGCGATTCCCTGGGCCGCGTGGGCCGCCCTCGGCTG encodes:
- a CDS encoding DUF4382 domain-containing protein codes for the protein MRVTTLRTVAVVAVVVLAGCSGVVSQGDQATPTAPSSADASTANQGYSVSVVSQTSGSDDGVDFYVSDEENAIDDFAHLNVTITRVGFQRASDGDNESDGGWVERDVDNRSVDLTRLKGANATRLTTVDAPNGSYDTVFAYVSDVNGTLTDGEQVRVKLPSEKLQIHKPFTVGDGESVDFVFDIAVHKAGNSGKYVLKPVVGESGTDVPMTSVDEDDDDERDGVLDVNFVGNVTRGGNATLEVTRNGSAVENATVTVDDEQAGTTDGDGRLTVAIPDADEVEITVEAGDAETELELDFEREADAEEDEESDETEEAEDTEETEETEDDEAEGEAGDDDETEETAEEDESEETAEDDDDGVDDDSDDEDSDDDGDDDATETTASGDS
- a CDS encoding cation:proton antiporter domain-containing protein, with the translated sequence MSRLNVGLALIAGLVLVLSLGTGLLRSRGYLPSEQILAALFGVLVGPAGLGLLSLTGLGDPLVVLEQVARLTVAIAVTSIALRLPPDYYRENLRTLAVVLGPVMVFMWLASAAVAWLSLPGSVWLALLIGAVVTPTDPVLANAIVVGQTATENIPERLRYLLSSEAGINDGAAYPFVFLPIFVMQHRPDAAVLAWVTRTLLWEVLGAVVLGAAIGAVVGRVERWASSEQFVEDTSVFTVVVAMTFAVLGVVTLLGSDGILAVFVAGVAYNWQADPSDEADAQRVEEVFNRLFTLPIFVFFGMAIPWAAWAALGWAGVGLVVGVLLVRRLPAFWALRGAIDPLDRPAAALFVGWFGPIGVAAVFYATLAVRETGSELPWTAASLVVAGSLLAHGLSATPLTHWYGGVDGEHEST